The following are encoded together in the Kribbella sp. CA-293567 genome:
- a CDS encoding SRPBCC family protein, with amino-acid sequence MTEQSASATVEVATVAEDVLEIGQITAWEPGARFAYRSSVDDTETEIRFAPSKGGTRVTVEQTLVSNGDKAFYFWPNVIPWYAAHANPVVAGR; translated from the coding sequence ATGACCGAACAATCAGCTTCAGCAACAGTCGAGGTCGCCACCGTCGCCGAGGACGTCCTCGAGATCGGCCAGATCACCGCCTGGGAGCCCGGCGCTCGCTTCGCCTACCGCAGCTCCGTGGACGACACGGAGACCGAGATCCGCTTCGCCCCCTCCAAGGGTGGGACCCGGGTCACCGTCGAGCAGACCCTCGTTTCCAACGGCGACAAGGCCTTCTACTTCTGGCCCAACGTCATCCCCTGGTACGCCGCCCACGCGAACCCGGTGGTTGCCGGTCGCTAG
- the cobN gene encoding cobaltochelatase subunit CobN produces the protein MPANLLLLSTADTDLLAASQAQAGWRVANPARVELAGLPALLDGIEVVVVRLLGGRRAWEEGLDAVIAAGIPTVVLSGEAAPDAELMSMSTVPAGAVTEALAYLREGGSENLGNLAGFLRDTLLLSGDTFDPPRTLPTYGLRAGRTFTKDDRPVVGVVYYRAHEISGNTAFVDSLADAIETAGAQALPVYCGTLRGLDPSHDDNAQLFEMLRECDVLVTTLLAAGGTVASNATAGGDDSWDAGALAALDIPLIQGLALTSTREQWLESDAAISPLDAATQVAIPEFDGRLITIPFSFKAYDAEGVASYAPDEERCARLAGIAVAQARLRHVLPAEKKLALVLSSYPTKHARIGNAVGLDTPASAVVLLGQLKDAGYDLGPDLNLDELQGADGADGLIHRLIAAGGHDVDWLTDEQLSSAVAKIPLSTYAQWFGRTPESLQSAMIEAWGEAPGSLYVDLSGAEPAIALAALRFGNVVLMIQPPRGFGENPVAIYHDPDMAPSHHYLAAYRWLEAPESEGGFGAHAVVHLGKHGTLEWLPGKGIGMAADCAPDAVLGNLPLVYPFIVNDPGEGTQAKRRGHAVIVDHLVPPMARAETYGDMAKLEYLLDEYATVTALDPDKVPTLRAQIWTLIQAAQLHHDLHTSEKPEDEEFDEFVLHLDGYLCEIKDVQIRDGLHILGGGPEGEARINLVLAVLRAQQMWGGVSGAVPGLRAALGQTFGVDEAAMLENPGVAVPELADLATLADLPAVSGADGVDLLEAVARKLVVSMETLSWDAAKVPVVIEEVLGRTAPEVERSLQFAADEVVPRLGRTGDELTNVLRALAGRFVEAGPSGSPTRGLVNVLPTGRNFYAVDPKAIPSRNAWDVGVALADSLLARHKAETGEWPRSVGLTVWGTSAMRTQGDDLAEVLWLLGCRPVWDEASRRVTGFEVVPLTELGRPRVDVTIRISGFFRDAFPHVVALLDEAVRTVAALDEDADSNYLRAHVDADVAAGNDLRSSTARVFGSKPGSYGAGLLPLVDARNWRTDAELAEVYAVWGGYAYGKDLDGAEARPSMERAYARIQVAAKNADTREHDIMDSDDYFQYHGGMVAMVRHLTGSNPKAYIGDSAVPAQVKTRTLEEETKRVFRARVVNPRWMAAMQRHGYKGAFEMAATVDYLFGYDATAGVVDDWMYETLTTEYVANPEIAEFFRKSNPWARHGIAERLLEAAQRGLWSEPSAEALETLRTAVLETEGDIEDRG, from the coding sequence GTGCCCGCGAATCTGCTGCTGCTCTCCACTGCCGACACCGATCTGCTTGCTGCCTCGCAGGCCCAAGCCGGCTGGCGGGTCGCCAACCCCGCCCGGGTCGAGCTTGCCGGCCTCCCCGCTCTGCTGGACGGGATCGAGGTCGTGGTGGTTCGCCTGCTCGGCGGCCGCCGAGCCTGGGAAGAGGGCCTGGACGCCGTCATTGCCGCGGGTATCCCGACAGTGGTGCTGAGCGGTGAGGCCGCCCCGGATGCCGAGCTGATGTCGATGTCCACAGTGCCGGCAGGCGCCGTCACCGAGGCGCTGGCCTACCTTCGCGAGGGCGGTTCCGAGAACCTGGGCAACCTGGCCGGCTTCCTCAGGGACACCCTCCTGCTCAGCGGCGACACGTTCGACCCGCCGCGCACGCTCCCGACGTACGGGCTCAGGGCAGGCAGGACGTTCACCAAGGACGACCGGCCGGTGGTCGGCGTCGTCTACTACCGCGCCCATGAGATCTCCGGCAACACCGCCTTCGTCGACTCCCTCGCCGACGCGATCGAGACCGCGGGCGCCCAGGCCCTCCCCGTGTACTGCGGAACGCTGCGCGGCCTCGACCCCAGTCATGACGACAACGCCCAGCTGTTCGAGATGCTGCGCGAATGCGACGTCCTCGTCACCACCCTGCTCGCAGCAGGCGGCACTGTCGCCTCCAATGCGACAGCGGGCGGCGACGACTCGTGGGACGCCGGCGCACTCGCCGCCCTCGACATCCCGCTCATCCAGGGCCTCGCGCTGACCTCCACCCGTGAGCAGTGGCTGGAGAGCGACGCCGCGATCAGCCCGCTCGACGCCGCGACCCAGGTCGCGATCCCCGAGTTCGACGGCCGCCTGATCACCATCCCGTTCTCCTTCAAGGCGTACGACGCCGAAGGTGTCGCCAGCTACGCGCCCGACGAGGAGCGTTGCGCCCGGCTGGCCGGCATCGCGGTCGCCCAGGCCAGGCTCCGCCACGTCCTGCCGGCCGAGAAGAAGCTTGCGCTGGTCCTCTCGTCGTACCCGACCAAGCACGCGCGGATCGGCAACGCGGTCGGCCTCGACACCCCTGCCTCGGCCGTCGTCCTGCTCGGCCAGTTGAAGGACGCGGGCTACGACCTCGGTCCCGACCTCAACCTCGACGAGCTGCAAGGGGCCGACGGCGCCGACGGCCTGATCCACCGCCTGATCGCGGCCGGCGGTCACGACGTCGACTGGCTGACCGACGAGCAGCTGTCCAGCGCGGTCGCCAAGATCCCGCTCTCGACGTACGCGCAGTGGTTCGGCCGGACGCCGGAGTCGTTGCAGTCGGCAATGATCGAGGCCTGGGGTGAAGCACCCGGCTCGCTGTACGTCGACCTGTCGGGCGCTGAGCCCGCGATCGCGCTCGCGGCCCTGCGGTTCGGCAACGTGGTCCTGATGATCCAGCCGCCCCGCGGCTTCGGCGAGAACCCGGTCGCGATCTACCACGACCCGGACATGGCTCCCTCGCACCACTATCTGGCGGCGTACCGCTGGCTGGAGGCGCCCGAGTCGGAGGGTGGTTTCGGCGCCCACGCGGTCGTCCACCTCGGCAAGCACGGCACGCTCGAATGGCTGCCGGGCAAGGGCATCGGCATGGCCGCCGACTGCGCTCCCGACGCGGTACTGGGCAACCTGCCGCTCGTCTACCCGTTCATCGTCAACGACCCGGGCGAGGGCACGCAGGCCAAGCGCCGCGGCCACGCCGTGATCGTCGACCACCTGGTGCCGCCGATGGCGCGGGCCGAGACCTACGGCGACATGGCCAAGCTCGAGTACCTGCTCGACGAGTACGCCACCGTCACGGCGCTCGATCCGGACAAGGTGCCGACCCTGCGCGCGCAGATCTGGACCTTGATCCAGGCGGCGCAGCTGCATCACGACCTGCACACCTCGGAGAAGCCGGAGGACGAGGAGTTCGACGAGTTCGTGCTGCACCTCGACGGCTATCTGTGCGAGATCAAGGACGTGCAGATCCGCGACGGCCTGCACATCCTCGGTGGCGGGCCGGAGGGTGAGGCCCGGATCAATCTGGTCCTCGCCGTCCTGCGCGCGCAGCAGATGTGGGGCGGCGTCTCCGGCGCGGTGCCTGGTCTGCGGGCCGCGCTCGGCCAGACCTTCGGCGTCGACGAGGCCGCGATGCTGGAGAACCCGGGCGTCGCCGTACCGGAACTGGCCGACCTCGCGACGCTCGCCGATCTTCCGGCAGTGAGCGGTGCCGACGGCGTCGATCTGCTGGAGGCCGTCGCGCGCAAACTGGTCGTCAGCATGGAGACCCTCTCCTGGGACGCGGCCAAGGTCCCGGTCGTCATCGAAGAGGTGCTCGGCCGGACGGCACCCGAAGTCGAGCGGTCGCTGCAGTTCGCCGCCGACGAGGTCGTGCCGCGGCTGGGGCGGACCGGCGACGAACTGACGAACGTACTGCGCGCGCTGGCCGGCCGCTTCGTCGAGGCGGGCCCGTCGGGCTCACCGACCCGCGGTCTGGTCAACGTGCTGCCCACCGGCCGCAACTTCTACGCCGTCGACCCGAAGGCGATCCCGAGCCGCAACGCGTGGGACGTCGGCGTCGCGCTGGCGGATTCGCTGCTGGCCAGGCACAAGGCCGAGACGGGGGAGTGGCCGCGCTCGGTCGGCCTGACCGTCTGGGGTACGTCCGCGATGCGCACCCAGGGCGACGACCTCGCCGAGGTGCTCTGGCTGCTGGGCTGCCGCCCGGTCTGGGACGAGGCTTCCCGCCGCGTCACCGGTTTCGAGGTCGTCCCGCTGACCGAGCTCGGCCGGCCGCGGGTCGACGTGACGATCCGGATCTCCGGCTTCTTCCGCGACGCCTTCCCGCACGTCGTCGCCCTGCTGGACGAGGCGGTCCGTACGGTGGCCGCCCTGGATGAAGATGCCGACAGCAACTACCTGCGCGCGCACGTCGACGCCGATGTTGCTGCGGGCAATGATTTGCGATCGTCCACCGCCCGCGTCTTCGGCTCCAAGCCGGGCTCCTACGGCGCCGGTCTGCTGCCGCTCGTCGACGCGCGGAACTGGCGCACCGACGCCGAACTGGCCGAGGTCTACGCGGTCTGGGGCGGCTATGCCTACGGCAAGGACCTCGACGGCGCCGAGGCCCGGCCGTCGATGGAACGCGCCTACGCCCGCATCCAGGTCGCGGCCAAGAACGCGGACACCCGTGAGCACGACATCATGGACTCCGACGACTACTTCCAGTACCACGGCGGCATGGTCGCGATGGTGCGGCACCTGACCGGTTCCAACCCGAAGGCCTACATCGGCGACTCCGCCGTACCGGCCCAGGTGAAGACCCGGACCCTGGAGGAGGAGACCAAGCGCGTCTTCCGGGCGCGGGTGGTGAACCCGCGCTGGATGGCGGCGATGCAGCGCCACGGGTACAAGGGCGCCTTCGAGATGGCGGCCACGGTGGACTACCTGTTCGGGTACGACGCCACGGCCGGGGTGGTCGACGACTGGATGTACGAGACGCTCACCACCGAGTACGTCGCCAACCCGGAGATCGCCGAGTTCTTCCGCAAGTCGAACCCCTGGGCGCGGCACGGGATCGCCGAGCGGCTGCTCGAAGCGGCCCAGCGCGGACTGTGGTCCGAGCCGAGCGCGGAAGCTCTCGAGACGCTGCGGACCGCCGTACTGGAAACCGAGGGGGACATCGAGGATCGCGGCTGA
- a CDS encoding VOC family protein translates to MSANLAATVLGTPDPPVLADFYRELLDWVEVSREPHWVRLRHPDSERPGLSFQYEADHVQPVWPQQPESQQMQAHLDIQVDDLDAGVARAVRLGATVEGHQPQPDGVRVMRDPHGHLFCLFIPGF, encoded by the coding sequence ATGAGTGCGAATCTTGCCGCGACAGTGCTCGGTACGCCGGACCCGCCGGTGCTGGCCGACTTCTACCGCGAGTTGCTCGACTGGGTCGAGGTCAGCCGGGAACCGCACTGGGTGCGGCTTCGGCACCCGGACAGTGAGCGGCCGGGGCTCAGTTTCCAGTACGAGGCGGATCACGTCCAGCCGGTCTGGCCGCAGCAGCCGGAAAGTCAGCAGATGCAGGCTCACCTGGACATTCAGGTGGACGACCTCGACGCGGGCGTCGCGCGCGCCGTACGGCTCGGCGCGACCGTCGAAGGGCACCAGCCGCAACCCGACGGGGTGCGGGTCATGCGCGACCCGCACGGCCACCTGTTCTGCTTGTTCATCCCCGGCTTCTGA
- a CDS encoding ArsR/SmtB family transcription factor encodes MVDEVDRFFEVLADPTRRHVVRLLGEGPQRAGELAAATGSSAPAMSRHLRILLAADLITDERVPDDARLRVFRLRPEPVVAVQAWLDQLQAHWQEQLGAFKKHVEQKEKP; translated from the coding sequence ATGGTAGATGAGGTCGACCGTTTCTTCGAAGTGCTGGCCGATCCGACGCGCCGGCACGTCGTGCGGTTGCTAGGGGAGGGCCCCCAGCGCGCCGGCGAGCTCGCGGCGGCCACCGGTTCATCGGCTCCGGCCATGAGCCGCCACCTCCGGATCCTGCTCGCGGCCGACCTGATCACCGACGAGCGGGTCCCCGACGATGCCCGGTTGCGGGTCTTCCGCCTGCGCCCCGAGCCGGTCGTCGCAGTACAGGCGTGGCTGGATCAGCTCCAGGCGCACTGGCAGGAACAACTCGGCGCCTTCAAGAAGCATGTCGAGCAGAAGGAGAAGCCATGA